In Toxotes jaculatrix isolate fToxJac2 chromosome 20, fToxJac2.pri, whole genome shotgun sequence, the following proteins share a genomic window:
- the LOC121200612 gene encoding musculin isoform X2: MSTGSAASDAEDYETCYRRTARKMRCYDPNPYSDEELEDEGVDGRIKQERRLSRAQQKEARQSQRNAANARERARMRVLSKAFSRLKTSLPWVPADTKLSKLDTLRLASSYISHLRQLLQDDRFENSFAHPTWPFMMTGRSEDQDISATVRLCGATA; this comes from the exons ATGTCCACTGGCTCCGCAGCAAGCGATGCTGAGGACTATGAGACTTGTTACAGAAGGACGGCGCGGAAAATGAGATGCTATGATCCCAACCCATATTCGGacgaggagctggaggacgAAGGTGTGGACGGAAGGATCAAGCAGGAGCGCAGACTCTCCAGGGCGCAGCAGAAGGAGGCGCGACAGTCGCAGAGAAATGCGGCCAACGCCAGGGAGAGGGCGCGGATGAGAGTGCTGAGCAAAGCTTTTTCCAGACTAAAAACCAGCCTGCCCTGGGTACCAGCGGACACCAAGCTGTCCAAACTGGACACGCTTCGACTCGCTTCGAGCTACATATCTCACCTGAGACAGCTTCTGCAGGATGACCGGTTCGAAAACAGCTTTGCGCATCCG ACCTGGCCCTTTATGATGACGGGACGATCAGAGGACCAAGACATCTCAGCCACTGTAAGACTTTGTGGAGCTACAGCATAG
- the LOC121200612 gene encoding musculin isoform X1: MSTGSAASDAEDYETCYRRTARKMRCYDPNPYSDEELEDEGVDGRIKQERRLSRAQQKEARQSQRNAANARERARMRVLSKAFSRLKTSLPWVPADTKLSKLDTLRLASSYISHLRQLLQDDRFENSFAHPVSLTWPFMMTGRSEDQDISATVRLCGATA, translated from the exons ATGTCCACTGGCTCCGCAGCAAGCGATGCTGAGGACTATGAGACTTGTTACAGAAGGACGGCGCGGAAAATGAGATGCTATGATCCCAACCCATATTCGGacgaggagctggaggacgAAGGTGTGGACGGAAGGATCAAGCAGGAGCGCAGACTCTCCAGGGCGCAGCAGAAGGAGGCGCGACAGTCGCAGAGAAATGCGGCCAACGCCAGGGAGAGGGCGCGGATGAGAGTGCTGAGCAAAGCTTTTTCCAGACTAAAAACCAGCCTGCCCTGGGTACCAGCGGACACCAAGCTGTCCAAACTGGACACGCTTCGACTCGCTTCGAGCTACATATCTCACCTGAGACAGCTTCTGCAGGATGACCGGTTCGAAAACAGCTTTGCGCATCCGGTCAGTCTG ACCTGGCCCTTTATGATGACGGGACGATCAGAGGACCAAGACATCTCAGCCACTGTAAGACTTTGTGGAGCTACAGCATAG